The window TCTTCGTTAGGGTTCGGTCGGAAATTTCTGGGATCCTTAGTTCGTTGCCTTGCAATGGCCAAATTATTTTGGTTGGAGGCCATCCTTCCGCTGGGAATCATCGGCGTGATGCTCTGCGTGATGGGAAACGGGCAGTACTACATCCACAAGGCCGTCCATGGGAGGGTGAGATCTCGgggggttttttttttcattctactTTTGTGTTGGTCTGGTAGATGAGGTTGTTTCTCTCGCCGATCGAGTTGCAGCCGAAGCATGTCGGTAACGACGGTTGGGATGTGGCGATGGAGAGGAGGGACAAGAAGATCATGGAACAGCACAGCAACGCTGCAAATTAGGTGTGTGTTTTGTTTATCATAATTCTAATTTGATCTGTCAAGGTAGTTCGATTTTGTGTAATGGAATTTGGACGGTTGTAGCTATCCTAATTCCAGATCCGTTAATATGCTTCATACGATAGTAGTAGTACTCAACTAGGATTTACCCTTGCGATAAGGGATTTGATTGGTTGCAGACACAATGGTGAACTATAAAAGTTTGAAAAAGTTGGATTTGGATTCAGGAGGAAAATTGGAACTATATTCAAAAGCAAATTTTACGCAAATGACTCAGTGTCTATTAGTACTATCTAGTAAGTACTAACTAACAAAACAAGGTCTAGTGTTGTCTGAATATTGGTGGGATGAATCTTCTGTTACTTGGACTCAAGTACATAGTATCCGAGTACAAGTATGGATGTAGGTGTATGAATAATGTTTCTAATTTTTTAATGGTTGGTCAATGAAGGTGTCTACGTCTGATTCAAGAGTGTTAGCCACAAGAGGGATTAGGGGTGCATGAAGAATGAGAGGATGGAATTTATTTCCTTAACTTATTCTGATTATCAAATATGTAACCAGTTATGAGAATTGTTGGACAACATCTTAGATGTTTTAGTCGTTACCTTGAAAATTTCTAGATCTTGTTTGAGAGGATGTTAATCTTTCATCTCTGAATTGTTTTTTTTAACCTCTGTTGTGTTTTCCTGTTTGTGCAATAACCAAgaagttaaataaaaaaaaaaactaggtcTAATACCTCTAGCAAGTTGCATCGGAGTTGAATCAAGTTATCTCGTTTTGAATAGTAGATTCCATATTCACTTTTTCTATTCCTTTCTCTGAATGTgccaaaaaaagaaggaaaaaaactcTGTTCCAGATGTTTCGTTACATCTTAGATCTTTCTGCagcttattattttaattttgaaagattaacTATAAAGATAGTCAGCTTGAGTGTGTAGCTTCATCATCTTTGTGTatttggcagcatcattctgatgaTTGTATCAAGTTCAGTAAAAGTTTGGTTTTATCCTTAATATAGCTGCTACAAACATATAAGAGAAACACGCTCAATGTTTTCTAATGGATGTGAGATTAGCATTAATGTCAATGTCAGATAATGGGTAGAAATGAAGCGAAATAACTACTGCATTGCTCAACTCGTCCAAGATGCTCAGTTTATTCAGCTCACTCAATTTGCTTAGTTTGGTTGGTTTATTAGGCTCGCTTAACCCACCTGATTCGCGCTCGACTTGTTTGAACTACCTAACCGGATTGCCAATCCACTTTGACCACTCTACAAGATGGACTTGACCAGATTAGCCTGATACCAAACCCAGTCAGCCTGTCTAGTCCACTGAGAGCGCTTAACCCAC is drawn from Zingiber officinale cultivar Zhangliang chromosome 1B, Zo_v1.1, whole genome shotgun sequence and contains these coding sequences:
- the LOC121971693 gene encoding NADH dehydrogenase [ubiquinone] 1 alpha subcomplex subunit 1-like produces the protein MAKLFWLEAILPLGIIGVMLCVMGNGQYYIHKAVHGRPKHVGNDGWDVAMERRDKKIMEQHSNAAN